The proteins below come from a single Candidatus Effluviviaceae Genus V sp. genomic window:
- a CDS encoding glycoside hydrolase family 97 protein has product MRSTLLLLLGGLMMLGASGTRALESPENLTSPSGTVTVAFHLEDGRPFYAVTHRGRPVVLPSELGFVLGDGPFDGPFELVSTDRRSHDGTWKPVWGAFERVRNHYNELDVTLRETAGRGRTLDIVFRAYDDGAAFRYRFPEGGGRGPFEIMEERSTFRFGGDHTVWWTVQDFDSYEHLYRKTPLSRLEAANTPITMRFADGLHVSLHEADLTDYSGMTLVPADGTGLALRSALVPWPDGVKVLAEAPCRTPWRTIQIAETPGGLVESQLIANLNEPCALDDTSWIRPMTYIGIWWGMHIGKYSWHEGATHGATTENAKRYIDFAARHDIPGVLIEGWNTGWDRWGQEGAFDYVTPYDDFDLEEVVAYARERDVSIIGHHETGGDARSYENVLDDALGLYASLGVPAVKTGYAGPIVPSGLHHHGQWMVQHYRRVVEAAARHRIMLDVHEPIKPTGLRRTWPHMMTREGVRGMEYNAWSEGNPPEHTTILPFTRMLAGPLDYTPGIFDMFFEEQNRPENSVKSTLAKQLALYVVLESPLQMAADLIENYEEHPVFAFIERVPVTWDETRVPEAAVGDYCVFVRRDNLDWYIGAVTDETGRTVTVSLDFLDPRRTYEGTLYVDGEDAHWRDGPASYAIESRTLTSDDELTLRLAPGGGAAVRLTPHRW; this is encoded by the coding sequence ATGCGGAGCACACTTCTCCTGCTCCTCGGGGGACTGATGATGCTTGGAGCATCCGGGACCCGGGCGCTCGAGAGCCCGGAGAACCTGACATCGCCGTCCGGTACCGTCACCGTCGCCTTCCATCTGGAGGATGGGCGGCCGTTCTACGCGGTCACACACAGGGGGCGGCCGGTCGTCCTGCCGTCGGAGCTCGGTTTCGTGCTGGGCGACGGGCCGTTCGACGGACCGTTCGAACTCGTGTCGACCGACCGCCGGTCACACGACGGAACATGGAAGCCCGTCTGGGGTGCATTCGAGCGGGTCAGGAACCACTACAATGAACTCGATGTGACGCTCCGCGAGACGGCTGGTCGCGGTCGAACGCTCGACATCGTCTTCCGTGCGTACGACGATGGGGCGGCGTTCCGCTATCGCTTTCCCGAAGGCGGAGGCCGCGGGCCCTTCGAGATCATGGAGGAGCGGTCGACCTTCCGTTTCGGCGGCGACCACACGGTCTGGTGGACCGTGCAGGACTTCGACAGCTACGAGCATCTCTATCGCAAGACGCCGCTGTCTCGACTCGAGGCGGCGAACACACCAATCACGATGCGCTTCGCCGACGGACTGCACGTCAGCCTGCACGAGGCCGACCTGACCGACTACTCCGGCATGACGCTCGTGCCGGCCGACGGGACCGGACTCGCCCTCCGGAGCGCTCTCGTCCCGTGGCCGGACGGCGTCAAGGTGCTGGCCGAGGCCCCGTGCCGGACCCCGTGGAGGACGATCCAGATCGCGGAGACCCCCGGCGGGCTGGTCGAGTCGCAGCTCATTGCGAACCTCAACGAACCGTGCGCCCTGGACGACACGTCCTGGATCCGCCCCATGACGTACATCGGGATCTGGTGGGGCATGCACATCGGGAAGTACTCCTGGCACGAGGGTGCGACCCACGGTGCGACCACGGAGAATGCAAAGCGCTACATCGACTTCGCGGCGCGGCACGACATCCCCGGCGTGCTCATCGAGGGATGGAACACCGGCTGGGACCGCTGGGGTCAGGAGGGCGCCTTCGACTACGTGACGCCTTACGACGATTTCGACCTCGAGGAGGTAGTCGCCTACGCGCGCGAACGGGACGTCTCCATCATCGGTCATCACGAGACCGGCGGCGACGCCCGTTCGTACGAGAACGTGCTCGACGACGCGCTCGGGTTGTACGCTTCGCTCGGCGTCCCCGCCGTGAAGACAGGCTACGCGGGGCCGATCGTCCCGTCGGGGCTTCATCACCACGGGCAGTGGATGGTCCAGCACTACCGCAGGGTCGTCGAGGCGGCCGCGCGCCACCGCATCATGCTCGATGTGCACGAACCGATCAAGCCGACCGGGCTTCGGAGAACGTGGCCCCACATGATGACGCGGGAGGGCGTCCGAGGGATGGAGTACAACGCCTGGAGCGAGGGGAACCCGCCCGAGCACACGACCATCCTGCCGTTCACCCGGATGCTCGCGGGGCCGCTGGACTACACGCCGGGCATCTTCGACATGTTCTTCGAGGAGCAGAACCGCCCCGAGAACAGCGTGAAGAGCACGCTGGCCAAACAGCTGGCGCTCTACGTCGTGCTCGAAAGCCCACTGCAGATGGCGGCCGACCTCATCGAGAACTACGAGGAGCATCCCGTCTTCGCATTCATCGAGCGGGTTCCCGTGACCTGGGACGAGACGCGGGTCCCCGAGGCCGCGGTCGGCGACTACTGCGTCTTCGTGAGGCGAGACAACCTCGACTGGTACATCGGTGCCGTAACGGACGAGACGGGCAGGACCGTGACCGTCTCTCTTGACTTCCTCGACCCCAGGAGAACGTACGAAGGGACGCTCTACGTCGACGGGGAGGACGCTCACTGGAGAGACGGGCCGGCGTCCTACGCCATCGAGTCGAGGACGCTCACATCGGACGACGAGTTGACGCTGCGGCTGGCGCCCGGTGGCGGGGCCGCCGTTAGGCTGACGCCGCACCGCTGGTAG
- a CDS encoding dihydroorotate dehydrogenase-like protein, translating into MADLTTTYMGLTLRNPIIVGSSGLTDSADGVRKCEDAGAGAVVLKSIFEEQILAQLEDLKDAGSELEFQHAEAADYITRYGRENAVDHYIRLVRESNEAVDIPVIASVHCVSPGGWVEFVDRVQAAGADAVELNVYVLPSDPTRDGRDYEQVYIDILSDVQRVAKVPVSLKIGSSFSGLARMAVDLAGAGADALVLFNRFARIDFDIDSMKVVPGPYLSGPEELLVPLRWISILSGLVRCDLSASTGVHDGSGVVRAILAGASAVQMCSALYKGGVERIAPTLKEVERWMDAHEVAVIGTFKGRMSRSASGQGEAIERVQFMKMSVGETEAA; encoded by the coding sequence ATGGCAGATCTCACGACAACCTACATGGGCCTCACGCTCAGGAACCCGATCATCGTCGGGAGCTCGGGCCTTACGGACTCGGCCGACGGCGTCAGAAAGTGCGAGGACGCAGGCGCGGGCGCCGTCGTGCTCAAGTCGATCTTCGAGGAGCAGATCCTCGCGCAGCTCGAGGACCTCAAGGACGCCGGCAGCGAGCTTGAGTTCCAGCATGCCGAGGCCGCCGATTACATCACACGGTACGGGCGCGAGAACGCCGTCGACCACTACATCCGGCTCGTTCGCGAGTCGAACGAAGCGGTCGACATCCCGGTCATCGCCAGTGTGCACTGCGTCTCGCCGGGCGGCTGGGTCGAGTTCGTGGACAGGGTCCAGGCGGCCGGCGCTGATGCCGTCGAGCTGAACGTGTACGTGCTGCCGTCCGACCCGACGCGCGACGGGCGGGACTACGAGCAGGTCTACATCGACATCCTCTCCGACGTGCAACGGGTCGCGAAGGTGCCTGTCTCCCTCAAGATCGGGAGCTCGTTTTCCGGCCTCGCGCGCATGGCCGTCGACCTCGCGGGCGCGGGGGCCGACGCGCTGGTCCTCTTCAACCGGTTCGCGCGAATCGACTTCGATATCGACTCGATGAAGGTCGTTCCCGGACCCTACCTGAGCGGTCCCGAGGAGCTGCTCGTACCGCTCAGGTGGATCTCCATCCTCTCGGGCCTCGTGCGCTGCGATCTGTCGGCGAGCACGGGGGTCCACGACGGGAGCGGCGTCGTCCGAGCGATCCTCGCCGGCGCCTCGGCCGTTCAGATGTGCTCGGCGCTCTACAAGGGCGGGGTCGAGCGTATTGCGCCGACCCTGAAAGAGGTCGAACGCTGGATGGACGCTCACGAGGTCGCCGTGATCGGCACGTTCAAGGGCCGGATGAGCCGATCGGCGAGCGGACAGGGAGAGGCCATCGAGCGGGTGCAGTTCATGAAGATGTCGGTCGGAGAGACCGAAGCGGCCTGA
- a CDS encoding histidine kinase, with translation MDDRELYERARQRVEEIKGFYVHLVTYLLVNLGLFIINVMTSPGYYWFVWPLFGWGIGLVAHAVGTFGGGMFGESWQERKIEEIVEKERRRRGGAS, from the coding sequence GTGGACGACAGGGAGCTCTACGAACGCGCCCGGCAACGTGTTGAGGAGATCAAGGGATTCTATGTCCATCTCGTGACCTATCTCCTCGTGAACCTGGGACTCTTCATCATCAACGTGATGACCTCACCGGGCTACTACTGGTTCGTGTGGCCACTCTTCGGATGGGGCATCGGTCTCGTCGCCCATGCCGTCGGTACGTTCGGGGGCGGTATGTTCGGCGAGTCATGGCAGGAGAGGAAGATCGAGGAGATCGTGGAGAAGGAGCGCCGGCGGCGCGGGGGCGCCTCGTGA
- a CDS encoding EamA family transporter, translated as MSDQGRAYVYAGATVLMWSTVASAFKIALRYQSPLELLLWSTVVSVLVLGGILAARGKLRRAFRCTAAQYRRSLLLGLLNPFLYYVVLFEAYDRLPAQLAQPLNYTWALTLAYLSVPLLGQRLSRRDVIAGLVAYSGVVVLATRGDLSGFGVAEPVGVALALGSTIIWAFYWIGNTRDERDATVSLFLCFLMGLPFVAVAAAIGGITAPGGPALLGALYVGVVEMGVSFVFWLKALRLSENASRVGYLIFLSPFVSLLFIRSVVGEPILASTPAGLALIVAGLIIQRTGRGPATPVEPGLSGGAGAA; from the coding sequence ATGAGCGACCAGGGACGCGCGTATGTCTATGCCGGTGCGACCGTGCTCATGTGGTCGACCGTGGCCTCGGCGTTCAAGATCGCTCTTCGATACCAGAGTCCGCTCGAGCTCCTGCTGTGGTCGACCGTCGTCTCGGTGCTCGTCCTCGGGGGCATTCTGGCCGCCCGGGGTAAGCTCCGGCGCGCGTTCCGGTGCACGGCCGCCCAGTACAGACGTTCGCTGCTCCTGGGGCTCCTGAACCCGTTCCTCTACTACGTCGTCCTCTTCGAAGCCTACGATCGGCTGCCGGCCCAGCTCGCTCAGCCGCTCAACTACACGTGGGCGCTGACGCTGGCCTATCTCTCGGTGCCGCTTCTCGGACAGAGACTGTCGCGCCGCGACGTCATCGCGGGACTGGTGGCGTACTCGGGCGTCGTCGTGCTGGCGACGCGCGGCGACCTTTCGGGATTCGGGGTTGCCGAGCCCGTCGGTGTCGCGCTGGCCCTGGGCAGCACGATCATCTGGGCGTTCTACTGGATCGGGAACACCCGAGACGAGCGGGATGCGACCGTATCGCTCTTTCTCTGCTTCCTGATGGGCCTCCCGTTCGTCGCCGTCGCGGCGGCGATCGGCGGCATCACGGCGCCCGGAGGACCGGCGCTGCTTGGGGCACTCTATGTCGGGGTCGTCGAGATGGGCGTCAGCTTCGTCTTCTGGCTGAAAGCGCTCAGACTGTCGGAGAATGCGTCACGCGTCGGGTATCTCATCTTCCTCTCCCCGTTTGTGTCGCTGCTGTTCATCAGGTCGGTCGTCGGGGAACCGATTCTGGCGTCGACGCCGGCGGGCCTGGCGCTCATCGTCGCCGGGCTCATCATCCAGCGCACAGGGCGCGGTCCGGCGACACCCGTGGAGCCCGGCCTTTCCGGCGGAGCCGGTGCCGCCTGA
- a CDS encoding glutaredoxin family protein codes for MSEATGRVEGSNSEHTCRFFGLSTCIWCKKTRQFLEDNDVAFDFTYVDLLQGEERARAIEEVKKWNPGVNFPTVVIDDEPVVGFEPDTIKEKLGL; via the coding sequence ATGAGCGAGGCGACCGGCAGGGTCGAGGGCTCGAACAGCGAACACACATGCAGGTTCTTCGGGCTGTCGACGTGCATCTGGTGCAAGAAGACGCGTCAGTTCCTCGAGGACAACGACGTGGCGTTCGATTTCACGTACGTCGACCTCCTCCAGGGAGAGGAACGCGCACGCGCGATCGAGGAAGTGAAGAAGTGGAACCCGGGGGTGAACTTCCCGACGGTCGTCATCGACGATGAGCCGGTCGTGGGCTTTGAGCCGGACACCATCAAGGAGAAGCTGGGGCTATGA
- a CDS encoding ferredoxin:glutaredoxin reductase yields the protein MSEQETISDAMVEELHEKLDREAEEGGYHLNPDRGFVRGLVHGLLQNRRRYGYQSCPCRLADGEKKEDLDIICPCDYRDPDLAEYGTCYCALYVSGDVLEGERELRSIPERRPSREERAQHRSRRSGPGSGAKTTTPVWRCRVCGYLCARDEAPEVCPICKAKKERFERFW from the coding sequence ATGAGCGAGCAGGAGACGATCTCCGATGCGATGGTCGAGGAGCTCCATGAGAAGCTCGACCGGGAGGCCGAGGAGGGCGGATACCACCTGAACCCCGACCGCGGATTCGTCCGCGGCCTCGTCCACGGTCTCCTCCAGAACAGAAGACGCTACGGCTACCAGTCGTGCCCGTGCCGACTGGCGGACGGTGAGAAGAAGGAAGACCTGGACATCATCTGCCCGTGCGACTACCGTGACCCGGACCTGGCCGAGTACGGGACGTGCTACTGCGCGCTCTATGTCAGCGGGGACGTTCTCGAGGGTGAGCGCGAGCTGCGGTCGATACCGGAACGCAGGCCTTCCCGCGAAGAGCGGGCGCAGCACCGCAGCCGGCGGTCGGGCCCCGGATCCGGAGCGAAGACCACGACGCCCGTCTGGCGCTGCCGCGTGTGCGGCTATCTGTGCGCTCGCGACGAGGCACCGGAGGTCTGTCCGATCTGCAAGGCGAAGAAGGAGCGGTTCGAGAGGTTCTGGTAA
- the rpiA gene encoding ribose-5-phosphate isomerase RpiA, producing MTERTTDAESLKESAARAALEFVEDGGRVGLGSGSTVAHFIELIAHRVASGDLASCVFIPSSRQTEHVARSRGLTLDTLDGIPRLDVTIDGADEFTDRLELIKGLGGALLREKILAGASERFIVIVDDSKHVDRLGERAPLPVEVLPFARSFVSTQVRALGGRPALRGGAEPFVTDQGNWILDCEFGPIDDPEALAGVLREVPGVMEHGLFLGMADAVVVGSPDGVRTLPR from the coding sequence ATGACGGAGCGAACAACCGACGCCGAGAGCCTCAAGGAGTCCGCCGCCCGGGCAGCGCTCGAGTTCGTCGAGGACGGCGGCAGAGTGGGACTCGGATCGGGCTCCACGGTCGCCCACTTCATCGAGCTCATCGCGCATCGCGTCGCATCGGGCGACCTCGCCTCGTGTGTCTTCATCCCGTCGTCTCGTCAGACGGAGCACGTCGCGCGCTCGCGCGGCCTCACGCTCGATACGCTTGACGGCATTCCGCGACTCGACGTGACCATCGACGGCGCCGACGAGTTCACCGATCGGCTCGAGCTTATCAAGGGTCTGGGCGGAGCGCTTCTGCGTGAGAAGATCCTCGCCGGGGCATCGGAGCGGTTCATCGTCATTGTGGACGATTCGAAGCACGTCGACCGGCTGGGAGAGCGCGCGCCGCTGCCCGTCGAGGTGCTGCCGTTCGCGAGGTCGTTCGTCTCGACGCAGGTGCGGGCGCTCGGAGGTCGGCCGGCGCTCCGGGGCGGCGCCGAGCCCTTCGTGACGGACCAGGGGAACTGGATCCTCGACTGCGAGTTCGGTCCGATCGACGACCCGGAGGCCCTGGCCGGCGTGCTCCGGGAGGTTCCCGGGGTGATGGAGCACGGCCTTTTTCTCGGGATGGCCGACGCTGTAGTCGTCGGGAGCCCGGACGGGGTGAGAACGCTACCGAGGTAG
- a CDS encoding nucleotidyltransferase domain-containing protein yields MTEGNIGRERIVDALIDRLEPLEFVDAMWEGGAAAHGRVDEWSDLDLQVVCDDEKVEETFETAREALDEVASIELAFRMPEPAWHGHSQVFWKLREASPFHLIDLCVIKRSSDDKFLEPEMHGSPEVHFDKTGVARPASFDVTAHREALRRRLGTLRTVFGLFGRVMVEKELRRGNGIEAVSYFHGTTLRPLIEVLRMRYTPAQHRFHTRYLYYDFPHDVVKRLERLFFVGDIGELDERLEEAVAWFEVAAEEAERFLSAEDDERPHR; encoded by the coding sequence ATGACAGAGGGGAACATCGGCAGGGAGCGCATCGTCGACGCTCTCATCGACCGTCTCGAGCCGCTCGAGTTCGTCGATGCGATGTGGGAGGGAGGCGCGGCGGCGCACGGCCGCGTCGACGAATGGTCCGATCTGGACCTGCAGGTCGTGTGCGACGACGAGAAGGTCGAGGAGACCTTCGAGACGGCGCGTGAGGCTCTCGACGAGGTCGCGTCCATCGAGCTTGCCTTCCGCATGCCCGAGCCCGCATGGCACGGTCACTCGCAGGTCTTCTGGAAGCTCCGCGAGGCCAGCCCGTTCCATCTGATTGATCTCTGCGTCATCAAGCGTTCCTCCGACGATAAGTTCCTCGAGCCTGAGATGCACGGGAGTCCCGAGGTCCACTTCGACAAGACCGGTGTCGCGAGGCCCGCCTCGTTCGACGTGACTGCGCACCGTGAAGCGCTCAGGCGCCGTCTCGGGACGCTGCGGACGGTGTTCGGCCTCTTCGGCAGGGTCATGGTTGAGAAGGAACTCCGGCGGGGGAACGGCATCGAGGCCGTCAGCTACTTCCACGGGACGACGCTCCGGCCGCTCATCGAGGTTCTGCGCATGCGCTACACGCCGGCGCAGCACAGGTTCCACACGCGCTATCTCTACTACGACTTCCCGCACGACGTTGTGAAACGCCTTGAACGGCTCTTCTTCGTCGGCGATATCGGTGAGCTCGACGAGCGTCTCGAGGAGGCCGTGGCGTGGTTCGAGGTGGCCGCCGAGGAGGCTGAACGCTTCCTCAGTGCGGAGGACGACGAGAGGCCCCACCGCTAG